One stretch of Prunus persica cultivar Lovell chromosome G1, Prunus_persica_NCBIv2, whole genome shotgun sequence DNA includes these proteins:
- the LOC18791668 gene encoding phosphoprotein ECPP44, translating into MAEEYNKSQDRGYEGKAGEYEEGSGARAAECGEIKDRGLFDFLGKKEAEKPQEEVIVTEFEKVKVSDHEAPHPHHHEPESYKVEQEEDKEKKHGSLLEKLHRSDSSSSSSSDEEEGEGGEKKKKKKEKKGLKEKICGDHDQKVEDTAVPVEKIYEEPTHEEKKEEEKKGFLEKIKEKLPGQQKKPEEIPASYDDQQCHAQHAEPAEPAGVGCEPKEKKGILEKIKEKIPGYHPKTEEEKEAIKEKEKEKETSSY; encoded by the exons ATGGCAGAGGAGTACAACAAAAGCCAAGATCGTGGCTATGAAGGGAAGGCTGGTGAATATGAGGAGGGATCAGGCGCGCGCGCAGCTGAATGTGGTGAGATCAAGGATCGGGGCTTGTTTGATTTCCTGGGGAAGAAAGAGGCGGAGAAGCCTCAGGAGGAGGTGATCGTCACTGAGTTTGAGAAGGTCAAAGTGTCTGATCACGAGGCacctcatcctcatcatcatgaACCAGAGTCATACAAAGTAGAACAAGAGGAGGATAAGGAGAAGAAGCACGGTAGTCTTTTGGAGAAGCTTCACCGATCCGACAGCAGCTCTAGCTCT TCGAGCGATGAAGAGGAAGGTgaaggaggagagaaaaagaagaagaagaaagaaaagaagggatTGAAGGAGAAGATCTGTGGTGATCATGATCAGAAGGTGGAGGACACAGCCGTCCCAGTGGAGAAGATCTACGAGGAGCCAActcatgaagaaaagaaagaggaagagaagaagggtttccttgagaaaataaaggaaaagctACCAGGGCAGCAGAAGAAGCCAGAAGAGATTCCAGCTTCGTATGATGATCAGCAGTGTCATGCTCAGCATGCTGAGCCCGCTGAGCCTGCAGGTGTAGGTTGCGAGCCCAAGGAGAAGAAGGGTATCTTGGAGAAGATCAAGGAAAAGATTCCTGGTTACCACCCTAAGacggaggaagagaaggaggccatcaaggagaaggagaaggaaaaggaaacgTCTTCCTATTaa
- the LOC18790956 gene encoding uncharacterized protein LOC18790956, giving the protein MITRSNLAEQLREYQIRSKHDWASVSFFSSTSNHTLSRVDVVLFVIWELVILAFLVFSAVSLYFRHMQLAFLLLCIAMLLLLCIKITKQVRLARKKKRRMLLPLSM; this is encoded by the exons atgatAACGCGATCGAATCTGGCAGAGCAGTTGAGAGAGTATCAGATTCGATCGAAGCATGACTGGGCCTCCGtctccttcttctcctccacCTCTAATCATACTTTATCAAG GGTGGATGTTGTGCTCTTTGTAATATGGGAACTGGTAATCCTAGctttcttggttttttcagctgtttctttatattttaggCATATGCAACTTGCTTTTCTCTTACTATGCATAGCaatgcttttgcttttgtgcaTAAAAATTACCAAGCAAGTGAGATTGGCGAGGAAAAAGAAACGAAGGATGCTTCTTCCCTTATCTATGTAA
- the LOC18793952 gene encoding lysine histidine transporter-like 8 — protein MGEVEEVTLSPKTPAKSPFGSRFMATPLASPRMKKAVASMRGYLEEVGHLTKLDPQDAWLPITESRNGNAFYSAFHTLSSGIGIPSLLLPLSFTALGLAWGIICLSLAFIWQLYTLWLLIQLHESESGTRYSRYLRLSMAAFGEKLGKFLALFPIMYLSGGTCVTLIMIGGGTMKIFYEIVCGGTGVVNPLSTIEWYLVFTGSAILVAQLPNLNSIAGISLIGALTAVSYCTLIWVVSISKHRALPAVSYQPPEPKPNAAAATVFSVLNALGIITFAFRGHNLVLEIQGTMPSSTKSPSRLPMWNGVKFAYLIIALCLFPLAIASYWAYGNSIPSNGGMLNALYKFHSHDTSKFVLGLTSMLVVVNSLSSFQIYAMPVFDNLELRFTSCMNKPCPRWLRSGFRIFFGCFAFFIAVALPFLPSLAGLLGGIAVPITLAYPCFMWILIKKPCKNSAIFHWLLGSLGIVLSISIVTGAIWNIVTIGIQVHFFKPE, from the exons ATGGGAGAGGTGGAGGAAGTAACGTTGAGCCCAAAAACCCCTGCAAAGAGCCCATTTGGTTCGCGTTTTATGGCGACTCCTCTAGCCAGCCCCAGGATGAAGAAGGCCGTTGCAAGCATGAGAGGCTACTTAGAAGAAGTTGGTCACTTGACAAAACTTGATCCTCAGGACGCCTGGCTTCCCATCACCGAGTCCAGAAATGGTAATGCCTTTTACTCCGCTTTTCACACGCTCAGTTCAGGCATCGGAATTCCATCCCTCCTTCTTCCCCTCTCTTTCACCGCTCTTGGTTT GGCATGGGGAATTATATGTCTCTCACTGGCTTTCATATGGCAGCTCTATACTCTCTGGTTACTCATACAGCTGCATGAATCTGAGTCTGGAACGCGCTACAGCAGATACCTTCGCCTTTCCATGGCTGCTTTTG GTGAGAAACTGGGGAAATTTCTTGCGCTGTTTCCAATCATGTACCTCTCAGGAGGCACGTGCGTAACCCTGATCATGATCGGCGGTGGGAccatgaaaatattttatgaaatcGTGTGCGGGGGTACAGGCGTAGTGAATCCACTGTCGACGATAGAGTGGTACTTGGTGTTCACGGGCTCAGCCATCCTTGTTGCTCAGCTTCCTAACCTCAACTCCATCGCTGGAATTTCCCTCATTGGGGCTCTCACCGCCGTGAGCTACTGCACGCTCATCTGGGTGGTTTCCATAAGCAAACATAGAGCACTGCCTGCTGTTTCCTATCAGCCGCCGGAACCAAAACCTAATGCAGCAGCAGCCACCGTTTTCAGTGTTTTAAATGCGCTTGGGATAATTACCTTCGCTTTCAGAGGCCACAATCTTGTGCTCGAAATACAG GGAACCATGCCTTCGAGCACCAAGAGCCCCTCGCGTTTGCCAATGTGGAATGGGGTGAAGTTCGCATATCTCATCATCGCACTGTGTTTGTTTCCCCTAGCAATTGCCAGCTACTGGGCTTATGGAAATTCG ATACCTTCAAATGGAGGGATGCTAAATGCTTTGTACAAATTCCACAGTCATGACACATCAAAGTTTGTCCTCGGATTGACAAGCATGCTCGTTGTGGTGAACAGCCTGAGCTCGTTTCAAATATATGCAATGCCAGTCTTTGACAATCTGGAACTCAGATTTACTAGCTGCATGAACAAACCTTGTCCACGGTGGCTCCGCTCTGGCTTTAGGATCTTTTTCGGATGCTTTGCTTTTTTTATAGCGGTCGCACTACCATTCTTGCCCAGCTTGGCAGGATTGCTTGGAGGAATTGCCGTACCAATAACCTTGGCATATCCATGCTTCATGTGGATATTGATCAAGAAACCTTGTAAAAACAGCGCAATCTTTCACTGGCTACTCGGATCCTTGGGGATTGTCCTTAGCATTTCAATTGTCACTGGAGCAATTTGGAATATAGTGACCATAGGAATACAAGTCCACTTCTTCAAGCCTGAATAA
- the LOC18792298 gene encoding lysine-specific histone demethylase 1 homolog 1 has product METTDPSDNLPNDVVFDESSPETDLTLSGSTPPDNHHSQNHSSENPSAPPRTTLDAPVSDSQDDSSEPIPEGEDSLLDQQGLPNPAEPGPAEPGPPAKRRRRRKKFFTELNSTPSLAKNRRTDLNKDVDVEALIAISVGFPVDSLTEEEIEANVVPTIGGVEQANYIVVRNHILARWRSNVSFWLTRELALESIRLEHKGLVDSAYDFLVEHGYINFGLAPAVKEAKLNSFDGVERGNVVIVGAGLAGLVAARQLVFLGFKVVVLEGRNRPGGRVKTRKMKGEGVEAAADLGGSVLTGINGNPLGVLARQLGLPLHKVRDICPLYLPDGKAVNSEIDSRIEASFNKLLDRVCKLRHAMIEEVKSVDVSLGTALEAFRRAYSVAQDPQERMLLDWHLANLEYANASLMSNLSMAYWDQDDPYEMGGDHCFIPGGNETFVRSLSEGLPIFYERTVQSIRYGSDGVLVYANGQEFRGDMVLCTVPLGVLKKGSIEFVPELPQRKKDAIQSLGFGLLNKVAILFPYNFWGGDIDTFGHLTEDPSMRGEFFLFYSYSSVSGGPLLVALVAGDAAIKFELMSPVESVNRVLEILRGIFNPKGIAVPDPIQAVCTRWGKDAFAYGSYSYVAVGSSGDDYDILAESIGDGRVFFAGEATNKQYPATMHGALLSGMREAANILRVAKRRSIIPSEKLNNVYGGESDDLNKLFDTPDLTFGSFSVLFDPRSNEVDSSNSLLRVKFGGKYLDVGCLSLCLYGLISRNQAIKLSEEEGEENRMRMLNQKFGVRLVGRKGLNGAGESLITNIRSAKSNLEDGGIQR; this is encoded by the coding sequence ATGGAAACAACGGACCCTTCCGATAATCTTCCTAACGACGTCGTCTTCGACGAGTCATCGCCGGAAACCGACCTAACACTCTCAGGCTCAACCCCTCCCGACAATCACCATTCCCAAAACCACTCGTCGGAAAACCCGTCCGCACCTCCCCGAACGACTCTTGATGCTCCGGTATCGGACTCTCAAGATGACTCGTCTGAGCCCATCCCCGAAGGCGAAGACTCCCTTCTTGATCAACAAGGCCTTCCAAACCCAGCCGAACCTGGTCCAGCCGAGCCCGGTCCGCCGGCCAAGAGACGTCGTCGCAGGAAGAAGTTCTTTACGGAGCTCAACAGCACTCCGTCGTTGGCTAAGAACCGCCGGACCGACCTCAACAAAGACGTTGACGTAGAAGCCCTAATCGCAATCTCAGTGGGATTTCCGGTCGACTCGCTCACGGAGGAGGAGATCGAGGCAAACGTGGTCCCTACCATTGGCGGCGTTGAGCAAGCCAACTATATCGTCGTGCGGAACCACATTTTGGCTCGGTGGAGGTCCAATGTCTCTTTCTGGTTGACCCGGGAGCTGGCGCTGGAGTCGATTCGCTTGGAGCACAAAGGCCTGGTCGACTCAGCTTACGACTTTCTGGTGGAGCACGGCTACATCAACTTTGGGCTTGCACCGGCGGTTAAAGAAGCCAAATTGAATTCCTTTGATGGGGTCGAGAGGGGCAATGTGGTCATTGTGGGGGCTGGTTTGGCCGGTTTGGTAGCGGCGAGGCAACTGGTGTTCTTGGGCTTCAAAGTTGTGGTCTTGGAAGGTAGGAACAGGCCTGGTGGGCGCGTGAAGACAAGGAAAATGAAAGGCGAGGGCGTGGAGGCTGCAGCGGATCTCGGTGGGAGTGTCCTCACCGGAATCAATGGAAACCCGTTAGGGGTTTTAGCTAGGCAACTGGGTTTGCCTCTTCATAAGGTGAGGGACATTTGCCCGCTCTATTTACCAGATGGGAAAGCAGTGAATTCTGAAATTGATTCTAGGATAGAGGCTTCTTTTAATAAGTTGTTAGATAGAGTGTGTAAGCTAAGGCACGCAATGATCGAGGAAGTTAAGTCCGTAGATGTTTCCTTAGGGACTGCACTCGAAGCTTTTCGACGTGCTTATAGTGTTGCCCAAGACCCGCAGGAGCGTATGCTCTTGGATTGGCATCTGGCTAACTTGGAATATGCAAATGCTTCCTTAATGTCCAATTTGTCCATGGCCTATTGGGATCAGGATGATCCCTATGAGATGGGTGGTGACCATTGTTTTATTCCGGGAGGCAATGAGACCTTCGTGCGATCCCTTTCAGAGGGCCTTCCAATCTTCTATGAAAGGACTGTGCAAAGTATTAGGTACGGCTCTGATGGGGTTTTGGTTTACGCAAATGGTCAGGAGTTTCGCGGGGACATGGTTCTTTGCACGGTCCCATTAGGTGTGCTTAAGAAGGGTTCCATTGAATTTGTCCCAGAGCTTCCacaaaggaagaaagatgcAATTCAGAGTTTAGGATTTGGATTATTGAATAAGGTTGCCATACTATTCCCTTATAATTTTTGGGGTGGAGATATTGATACTTTTGGGCATTTGACTGAGGATCCGAGTATGAGAGGTGAGTTCTTTCTGTTTTATAGCTACTCTTCTGTATCAGGAGGGCCTCTTCTGGTTGCTCTTGTTGCTGGAGATGCTGCCATTAAGTTTGAGTTGATGTCTCCTGTGGAGTCTGTGAATAGGGTGTTGGAGATATTAAGGGGTATTTTCAACCCGAAAGGGATTGCTGTTCCAGACCCTATTCAGGCAGTGTGCACTAGGTGGGGGAAGGATGCCTTTGCATATGGTTCTTATTCATATGTTGCGGTAGGGTCTTCAGGAGATGATTATGATATTCTTGCAGAGAGCATTGGGGATGGGAGAGTGTTCTTTGCTGGAGAGGCCACTAACAAGCAGTATCCAGCAACAATGCATGGAGCCTTACTCAGTGGAATGAGAGAGGCTGCTAATATACTGAGAGTGGCGAAAAGGAGGTCAATTATCCCatcagaaaaattaaacaatgtTTATGGGGGGGAAAGCGACgatttgaataaattatttgACACCCCTGACCTAACATTTGGGAGCTTCTCTGTTTTGTTTGATCCCAGGTCAAATGAGGTTGATTCTAGTAACTCACTGTTGAGGGTGAAATTTGGAGGGAAATATTTGGACGTGGGATGTCTCAGTCTCTGTCTGTATGGCTTAATTTCAAGGAATCAAGCCATTAAGCTGAGTGAGGAAGAAGGTGAAGAGAACAGGATGAGAATGTTAAATCAGAAATTTGGGGTGAGGTTGGTTGGGAGGAAAGGTTTAAATGGTGCCGGGGAATCTCTAATCACCAACATTagatcagcaaaatccaaccTAGAAGATGGAGGAATTCAAAGATGA
- the LOC18788957 gene encoding lysine histidine transporter-like 8 — MRAYIYMGDQNQNQIQNRREMGDELTTVEDNISISSIEPNDDPRIIITMSATQVDDDDQILDAGAGDHDDHGHVVDHDAVSASAPPMESSSPEGTSTSTTSPSVSRKPLLLSIVPSNNINRAAATPKSHTPNFFTPLGSPIRRAIQLTKFDPRSQDHDAWLPITESRNGNAYYAAFHTLCSGIGIPALVLPVSFTILGWAWGVISLTLAFIWQLYTLWLLVKLHESTKTGMRYSRYLQLFSATFGDKMAKIFAVFPIYYLSGGTCCALIIVGGSSMKLFYEIVCGHDCTSKPLTAVEWYLVFTCAAVLLSQLPNLNSIAGVSLVGAITAIGYCTIMWLVAVTEGRLDGVSYDPIRENTNTAMVFSVLNALGIISFAFKGHNLTLEIQATMPSSEKKPSHVPMWRGVKVAYLMIAMCLFPLAIGGYWAYGHKIPPNGGMMTAIYEYHGRDTSQWVLGLTSLFIVMNAVSSFQIFGMPMFDDMESKYIKRMRKPCPWWIRSISRAMFGYGCFFIAVAIPFLGSFAGLIGGISIPITFAYPCFLWLKVKKPKKYSFMWCLNWGLGLLGTVLSIILIAAGIYVVIDTGIQVSFFKPQ; from the exons ATGAgagcatatatatacatgggaGATCAGAATCAGAATCAGATTCAAAACAGGAGAGAGATGGGTGATGAGTTAACAACAGTGGAAGACAATATTTCCATTTCTAGTATCGAGCCTAATGATGACCCTAGGATCATCATCACGATGAGTGCCACACAagtagatgatgatgatcaaatATTGGATGCAGGTGCGGGAGATCATGATGATCATGGTCATGTCGTTGATCATGATGCGGTGTCTGCAAGCGCACCTCCCATGGAGTCATCATCACCAGAGGGCACTAGCACTAGTACAACTTCACCATCTGTGTCAAGGAAGCCCCTTCTACTCTCTATTGTACCTTCAAATAATATCAATAGAGCAGCAGCTACCCCAAAGTCTCACACTCCCAATTTCTTCACACCATTGGGTAGCCCAATTAGAAGGGCCATCCAACTCACCAAGTTTGACCCTCGTAGTCAGGATCACGACGCTTGGCTCCCCATCACCGAGTCAAGGAATGGCAATGCCTACTATGCTGCCTTCCATACCCTTTGCTCTGGTATTGGAATTCCAGCCCTAGTGCTCCCTGTCTCCTTCACCATTCTTGGATG GGCATGGGGGGTGATAAGCTTGACACTGGCGTTCATATGGCAGCTTTACACCCTGTGGCTTCTGGTGAAGCTCCATGAATCCACCAAAACTGGGATGCGTTACAGCAGATATCTCCAGCTCTTCAGTGCTACCTTCGGTGACAAAATGGCTAAGATCTTCGCCGTCTTCCCCATCTATTACCTTTCTGGGGGAACCTGTTGTGCCTTGATTATAGTGGGCGGCTCCAGCATGAAGCTGTTCTACGAGATTGTGTGCGGCCACGACTGCACTTCCAAGCCTCTCACCGCCGTCGAGTGGTATTTGGTGTTTACCTGCGCCGCCGTGCTTCTGTCTCAGCTCCCCAACTTGAACTCCATTGCCGGTGTCTCTCTAGTTGGCGCCATCACCGCCATTGGCTATTGCACCATCATGTGGCTCGTCGCGGTCACTGAGGGAAGGCTTGACGGCGTCTCTTATGATCCCATAAGAGAAAACACCAACACCGCTATGGTTTTTAGCGTTCTCAATGCGCTTGGCATTATTTCCTTTGCTTTCAAAGGCCATAATCTTACCCTAGAAATTCAG GCAACCATGCCTTCAAGTGAGAAAAAGCCATCGCACGTGCCAATGTGGAGAGGCGTAAAGGTTGCATATCTAATGATCGCAATGTGCTTGTTTCCTCTAGCAATTGGAGGATACTGGGCATACGGACACAAG ATTCCACCGAATGGGGGAATGATGACTGCAATATATGAATACCACGGACGTGACACTTCCCAATGGGTTCTTGGATTGACCAGCTTATTCATCGTAATGAATGCGGTGAGCTCCTTCCAGATATTTGGGATGCCCATGTTTGATGACATGGAGTCCAAATACATCAAACGCATGCGAAAACCGTGCCCCTGGTGGATCAGGTCGATTTCAAGAGCCATGTTTGGATACGGGTGCTTTTTTATAGCAGTGGCAATTCCATTCCTAGGTAGCTTTGCGGGTCTGATCGGAGGGATCTCCATTCCGATTACCTTCGCTTATCCTTGCTTTCTGTGGTTGAAGGTGAAGAAGCCCAAGAAATACAGCTTTATGTGGTGCCTCAATTGGGGGCTTGGCCTTTTGGGCACCGTTCTCTCTATTATACTCATAGCTGCTGGCATTTATGTTGTCATTGACACTGGAATTCAAGTCAGCTTTTTTAAGCCCCAATAG
- the LOC18792353 gene encoding neutral ceramidase, with amino-acid sequence MKTRSKIQEQHSSLFSSLIIMIIVGIGVIRRCNGEGYLIGVGSYDMTGPAAEVNMMGYANMDQSTAGVHFRLRARTFIVAESSQGPRFAFVNLDAGMASQLVNIKVLDKLKSRFGDLYTEENVAISGIHTHAGPGGYLQYLVYSITSLGFVQQSFDAIVNAIEQSIVQAHHNLKPGSVFINEGDVVNAGINRSPSAYLLNPAEERARYPSNVDTLMTLLKFVDDASGKSVGAFSWFATHGTSMSKNNLLISGDNKGAAARFFEDWFSSSSSSSTTSADSSASLLSLIKKAQSMKATGGKLCGKTSSRESKVRKNNGSLFVGAFCQSNVGDVTPNVLGAFCADSGRPCDFNHSSCHGNDLLCLGRGPGYPDEILSTKIIGERQFQKAAHLFTTATQQLTGTIDYRHVYLNFTDIEVELLDGNKKVKTCPAALGPGFAAGTTDGPGAFGFQQGDTKINKLWRKLRDALKKPTPYQVDCQKPKTVLLDTGEMFVPYAWAPAILPIQMLRLGKLIILSVPGEFTTMAGRRLREAVKETLISNSNGEFDDETHIVIAGLTNTYSQYIATFEEYAQQRYEAASTLYGPHTLSAYIQEFEKLAKAMAKGEQITKGPSPPDLSSVQLRLLLEPTGDLPPPHTNFGDMKQDIIIPKSGSFKKGDRPIATFWSANPRYDLLTEGTFAVVELLQGKHWVPVYDDDDFCLFFKWKVDNITLYGTATIEWEIPRDADSGVYRLRHFGSSKKTKDSPNIYFTGASSGFAVS; translated from the exons ATGAAGACGAGAAGCAAAATTCAAGAGCAGCACTCGTCTCTTTTTTCATCActtattattatgattattgtGGGTATAGGTGTAATTAGGAGATGCAATGGCGAAGGGTATTTGATTGGAGTGGGAAGCTATGACATGACTGGGCCAGCAGCCGAGGTGAACATGATGGGTTATGCCAACATGGACCAGTCGACTGCCGGTGTACATTTCCGACTCAGGGCAAGGACCTTCATCGTCGCCGAGAGTTCCCAAGGTCCAAGGTTTGCCTTTGTTAATCTTGACGCCGGGATGGCTTCACAACTCGTTAACATTAAAGTGCTGGACAAACTCAAATCAAG GTTTGGAGATTTGTATACGGAAGAAAATGTGGCGATTAGTGGGATTCACACTCACGCTGGACCAGGGGGTTATCTGCAGTATCTGGTTTACTCTATAACATCTTTGGGGTTTGTCCAACAATCCTTCGATGCCATTGTGAATGCAATTGAGCAGAGCATTGTTCAGGCTCATCACAACCTCAAGCCTGGTTCTGTTTTCATCAACGAAG GGGATGTGGTAAACGCGGGAATAAACAGGAGCCCAAGTGCTTATCTGCTAAACCCGGCGGAGGAGAGAGCCAGGTATCCAAGCAACGTTGACACCCTCATGACTCTGTTGAAGTTTGTGGATGATGCAAGCGGGAAGAGCGTTGGAGCTTTCAGCTGGTTTGCCACCCACGGAACCTCCATGAGCAAAAACAACCTCCTCATCAGTGGAGACAACAAAGGTGCCGCTGCTCGATTCTTCGAGGACTGgttctcctcctcttcctcctcgtCTACCACATCAGCTG ATAGTAGCGCGTCACTATTATCACTAATAAAGAAGGCGCAAAGCATGAAAGCCACAGGAGGAAAGCTCTGCGGTAAAACAAGCAGCCGAGAGTCTAAGGTGAGGAAGAACAACGGGTCGCTGTTCGTGGGAGCTTTTTGCCAATCAAATGTTGGGGATGTGACCCCAAATGTGCTTGGAGCTTTTTGCGCCGATTCTGGAAGACCCTGCGACTTCAATCACTCCTCTTGTCATGGGAACGACCTGCTTTGCCTGGGGCGTGGACCTGGCTACCCAGATGAAATACTCAGCACCAAAATTATAGGGGAGAGACAATTTCAAAAGGCCGCTCATCTATTCACGACGGCTACACAGCAACTCACCGGGACTATTGACTATCGCCACGTGTACCTCAACTTCACCGATATTGAGGTTGAATTATTAGATGGAAACAAGAAAGTTAAAACATGCCCCGCTGCGCTCGGTCCTGGTTTTGCCGCCGGGACTACAGATGGACCCGGTGCCTTCGGCTTCCAGCAAGGCGATACAAAg ATCAATAAGTTGTGGAGAAAACTGAGGGATGCTTTAAAAAAACCTACCCCATATCAAGTCGACTGCCAAAAGCCCAAGACAGTTCTGCTCGACACTGGCGAAATGTTTGTACCTTATGCGTGGGCG CCTGCAATCCTTCCTATTCAAATGCTCAGGTTGGGGAAGCTGATCATACTTTCGGTCCCAGGAG AATTCACCACAATGGCGGGCCGGCGGCTAAGGGAAGCAGTCAAGGAGACATTGATAAGTAACAGCAATGGTGAATTTGATGACGAAACCCACATTGTAATAGCAGGCCTCACAAATACTTATTCCCAATACATTGCAACTTTTGAGGAATACGCGCAACAGCGATATGAG GCTGCTTCCACTCTCTATGGTCCTCACACGTTATCAGCATACATCCAAGAATTTGAGAAATTAGCCAAAGCAATGGCAAAGGGAGAACAAATCACTAAAGGTCCCTCACCACCAGATCTTTCCTCTGTGCAACTCAGACTTTTACTTGAACCTACTGGAGACTTACCTCCCCCACATACAAACTTTGGAGATATGAAACAAGATATAATTATACCAAAAAGTGGCTCATTCAAAAAGGGAGATAGACCAATTGCCACATTTTGGAGTGCAAATCCAAGATATGACCTATTGACAGAAGGCACATTTGCAGTGGTAGAGCTGCTTCAAGGAAAACATTGGGTTCCGGTTtacgatgatgatgatttctGCCTGTTTTTCAAGTGGAAAGTAGACAACATTACCTTATATGGCACAGCAACCATAGAATGGGAAATACCAAGGGATGCAGATTCGGGGGTGTACAGGCTAAGGCATTTTGGTTCATCAAAGAAAACCAAGGACTCCCCCAATATCTACTTCACTGGCGCATCTAGTGGATTTGCAGTGTCCTAA